In a genomic window of Sulfuriferula nivalis:
- a CDS encoding type II toxin-antitoxin system RelE/ParE family toxin: MLDLAWKKQARVDLLNIVTYIARDNPDAAEKLANEIEDKAAQLRIYPKSFRLGRKRGTRELVAHSNYLVIYWIQNETIEILRVKHVAQQLP; the protein is encoded by the coding sequence GTGCTTGACCTGGCATGGAAAAAACAGGCCAGAGTAGACCTGCTTAATATCGTAACGTATATCGCTCGTGACAATCCGGATGCAGCCGAAAAGCTGGCCAACGAGATTGAGGACAAAGCAGCGCAATTACGGATATATCCAAAATCTTTTAGGCTCGGCCGCAAGCGCGGCACGCGTGAGCTCGTGGCGCATTCTAACTACCTGGTGATTTACTGGATACAGAACGAAACGATAGAGATATTGCGCGTTAAGCATGTTGCCCAACAGCTGCCGTGA